In one window of Arthrobacter pascens DNA:
- a CDS encoding hemolysin family protein encodes MEWLLLAAGFLLIAGTGFFVAVEFSLIALDQATVQRAIENGDSGAVPLLKCLKSLSTQLSSCQLGITLTTLLTGYVMEPSVGRLLEGPLAAVGIPGVAAASISLVIAMALATLLSMLLGELVPKNMAIALSFPVGRALARPQLVFTAIFRPAIVVLNGFSNKVLNVFGLEAKEEISGARTPAELASLVRRSAAMGTLDAGTANFVARTLNFSARTAADVMTPRIRVETIDADQPVSDVLDAARRTGYSRFPVIGESADDIRGLVHVKKAVAVPWDRRANLEAGAIMTDVLRVPETIHLDALLAELREGNLQLAVVLDEYGGTAGIATLEDLVEEIVGEVADEHDKVRPGLLQSASGDWYFPGLLRPDELSEQIPGLTVPDESAYETVGGYVMSELGRIAAVGDIVVVGGGTLSVTRMDGRRIDRICFRPEAAGAEHSADDRTAQ; translated from the coding sequence ATGGAGTGGTTGCTCCTCGCGGCAGGGTTCCTGCTGATCGCCGGCACCGGGTTTTTCGTCGCCGTCGAATTTTCCCTCATTGCCTTGGACCAGGCCACAGTCCAGCGCGCCATTGAGAACGGTGATTCCGGGGCCGTTCCGCTACTGAAGTGCCTGAAGTCCCTCTCCACCCAGCTTTCCAGCTGCCAGCTGGGCATTACCCTGACCACCCTGTTGACCGGGTACGTGATGGAACCATCTGTGGGGCGACTGCTGGAGGGCCCGCTGGCCGCCGTCGGAATCCCCGGGGTGGCAGCCGCCTCCATATCGCTGGTCATCGCGATGGCGCTGGCGACGTTGCTGTCGATGCTGCTGGGCGAACTGGTGCCCAAAAACATGGCGATCGCACTGTCCTTCCCGGTGGGTAGGGCCCTGGCCCGGCCGCAGCTGGTTTTTACTGCCATTTTCAGGCCTGCCATCGTGGTGCTCAACGGCTTCTCCAACAAGGTGCTGAACGTCTTCGGGCTCGAAGCCAAGGAGGAGATTTCAGGTGCCAGGACCCCGGCTGAGCTTGCCTCCCTGGTCCGGCGTTCAGCCGCGATGGGAACGCTCGACGCCGGAACCGCCAACTTTGTGGCGCGGACCCTGAACTTCTCAGCACGCACGGCCGCCGACGTCATGACGCCGCGGATCCGGGTGGAAACCATCGACGCCGACCAACCGGTGTCTGACGTCCTCGACGCCGCGCGGCGCACCGGATATTCGCGGTTCCCTGTCATTGGAGAGTCCGCGGACGATATCAGGGGACTCGTCCACGTCAAGAAGGCAGTGGCAGTGCCCTGGGACAGGCGGGCCAACCTGGAAGCCGGAGCGATCATGACCGACGTCCTGAGGGTGCCTGAGACGATCCACCTCGACGCCCTTCTGGCCGAACTGCGCGAGGGAAACCTTCAGCTCGCCGTCGTGCTTGATGAGTACGGCGGAACCGCGGGCATCGCCACCCTGGAAGACCTGGTTGAGGAGATCGTCGGTGAAGTGGCCGACGAGCATGACAAAGTCAGGCCAGGCCTCCTCCAGAGCGCGTCAGGGGACTGGTATTTCCCGGGACTCCTGCGGCCCGACGAACTGTCCGAACAGATTCCCGGACTCACAGTGCCGGACGAATCTGCGTACGAGACTGTGGGGGGCTACGTCATGAGCGAACTGGGCCGCATCGCCGCGGTGGGGGACATAGTGGTTGTGGGGGGCGGCACGCTGAGCGTGACCAGGATGGACGGACGGCGGATCGACAGGATCTGCTTCCGGCCCGAAGCTGCAGGCGCAGAGCATTCCGCTGATGACAGGACCGCGCAATGA
- a CDS encoding hemolysin family protein, which produces MSDWAGIFWLVVLLLGNAFFVAAEFAVMSARRSQIEPLADAGSLRAQTTLRAMENVSLMLACAQLGITVCSLLILQVAEPAIHHLMAAPLEALGVPVEIADVVAFGVALMAVTFLHVTFGEMVPKNISVSVANKAALFLAPPLMFVARLVRPAIVALNWSANHILKLLRIEPKDEVNSSFTLEEVQSIVQESTRHGLVDDDAGLITGALEFSEHTASHIMVPLDKLVMLKAATTPVEFEKAVSRTGFSRFPMLDDDSMLAGYLHVKDVLSIPETDYQHPIAESRIRSLANLALDDEIEMAMSVMQRTGSHLARVIGPDGQTHGVLFLEDVIELLVGEIRDATQATGIRRLGQSNGADTSK; this is translated from the coding sequence ATGAGTGACTGGGCGGGCATTTTCTGGCTTGTAGTGCTCCTGCTGGGTAATGCGTTTTTTGTTGCGGCCGAGTTCGCCGTGATGTCGGCCAGGCGCAGCCAGATTGAACCCCTGGCGGACGCCGGGTCCCTGAGGGCGCAGACCACCTTGCGTGCCATGGAAAATGTCTCCCTTATGCTGGCCTGTGCCCAGTTGGGAATTACCGTCTGCTCCCTGCTGATCCTGCAGGTGGCGGAACCGGCCATCCATCACCTGATGGCCGCCCCCCTCGAGGCTCTCGGGGTGCCCGTGGAGATCGCCGACGTCGTGGCGTTCGGTGTTGCCCTGATGGCAGTGACCTTCCTGCATGTGACCTTCGGTGAGATGGTCCCCAAGAACATCTCGGTGTCCGTGGCAAACAAGGCCGCCTTGTTCCTCGCTCCTCCGCTGATGTTTGTAGCCCGCCTGGTGAGGCCTGCGATTGTGGCCCTGAACTGGTCTGCCAACCACATCCTGAAGCTCCTCCGGATTGAGCCCAAGGATGAAGTGAATTCGTCATTCACACTCGAAGAAGTCCAGTCAATCGTGCAGGAGTCCACCCGTCACGGACTCGTCGACGACGACGCCGGACTGATCACCGGCGCACTGGAATTCTCCGAACACACTGCATCCCACATCATGGTGCCGCTGGACAAACTGGTCATGCTGAAAGCGGCAACCACTCCAGTTGAGTTCGAGAAAGCCGTCAGCAGAACGGGGTTCTCAAGGTTTCCGATGCTGGACGATGACAGCATGCTCGCGGGCTATCTTCATGTGAAGGACGTACTGTCCATTCCGGAGACTGACTATCAGCACCCCATCGCTGAGAGCCGCATCCGCTCCCTGGCGAACCTTGCCCTGGATGACGAGATCGAAATGGCAATGTCCGTCATGCAGCGCACAGGCTCCCACCTTGCACGGGTTATCGGCCCCGACGGCCAGACGCACGGCGTGCTGTTCCTGGAAGACGTGATTGAACTGCTGGTTGGAGAGATCCGGGATGCAACCCAGGCCACCGGAATCAGGAGGCTGGGCCAGTCCAACGGTGCCGATACTTCTAAATAG
- a CDS encoding metal ABC transporter solute-binding protein, Zn/Mn family, whose amino-acid sequence MRRPAAIHSSLAAIAGLGLLLTACAPAASVSSNPSASSSGGKVHVVASTNVYGDIAHAIGGDKVNVDALITKSSQDPHSYEATAQDRLTVSKANVVIENGGGYDDFMHKIAGDSNIAPDNIITAVDVSGLAPAADAEPSATASAPAAGHDHAEFNEHIWYSMDAMNKLADALAAKLGELEPGSAATFTSNAATFKAGMEGLTAKLATLKASATGSPVAITEPVPLYMLQAAGLENKTPEEYSAAIEEGTDVPPSVLKAATDIAGSKDTRFLAYNTQTEGPQTEALKKAAEAAGVPVIDFSETLPEGKTYLQWMTDNVDNISKALEKNS is encoded by the coding sequence GTGCGTCGTCCTGCCGCCATTCATTCATCCCTTGCCGCCATCGCCGGCCTGGGCTTGCTGCTGACCGCATGCGCTCCAGCAGCAAGCGTGTCCAGCAACCCGTCCGCATCGTCTTCTGGCGGGAAGGTCCACGTTGTGGCTTCCACGAACGTCTATGGCGACATTGCCCACGCCATAGGCGGCGACAAGGTCAACGTTGATGCCCTCATCACTAAGTCCAGCCAGGACCCGCATTCCTATGAGGCCACCGCCCAGGACCGTTTGACGGTTTCCAAGGCAAACGTTGTGATCGAAAACGGCGGCGGCTACGACGACTTCATGCACAAGATCGCCGGCGACAGCAACATCGCGCCCGACAACATCATCACCGCCGTCGATGTCTCCGGGCTGGCCCCCGCTGCAGACGCGGAGCCGAGCGCCACGGCCAGTGCCCCCGCCGCCGGGCACGACCATGCCGAGTTCAACGAACACATCTGGTACAGCATGGATGCCATGAACAAACTGGCGGACGCATTGGCCGCCAAACTTGGAGAACTCGAGCCGGGGTCCGCCGCGACGTTCACGTCGAATGCGGCAACTTTCAAAGCCGGGATGGAGGGGCTCACTGCGAAGCTCGCTACCCTCAAAGCCAGCGCGACCGGATCGCCGGTAGCCATTACCGAACCCGTTCCGCTCTACATGCTTCAGGCCGCCGGACTGGAGAACAAGACCCCCGAAGAGTACAGTGCTGCGATTGAGGAAGGCACCGATGTCCCGCCTTCCGTGCTGAAGGCCGCCACAGACATCGCCGGATCCAAGGACACCCGGTTCCTCGCTTACAACACCCAGACGGAGGGACCGCAGACCGAAGCGCTCAAGAAGGCCGCCGAAGCTGCCGGCGTCCCGGTGATCGACTTCAGCGAAACACTCCCTGAGGGCAAGACGTACCTGCAGTGGATGACGGACAATGTTGACAACATCAGCAAAGCTTTGGAGAAAAATAGTTGA
- a CDS encoding metal ABC transporter ATP-binding protein, which translates to MKPVVSLRGASLQFGKRALWEDLDLDIRPGEFFAVLGPNGSGKTSFLKVLLGLQDLHAGRAMLGGVPVERGSNLIGYIPQQKSFAPDTPMRARDLVGLGVDGHRWGMRLRMSNANRRIDELLEVVGASDYAKVPVGLLSGGEQQRLRVAQALATDPEVLLCDEPLLSLDMHHQQAVSALINKQCREKNSAVVFVTHEINPIIDYVDRVLYLAGGSFRVGTPEEVMTTEVLSELYESHVEVIHANGRIVVVGLPDATTHHHVHATAGEAA; encoded by the coding sequence TTGAAACCCGTCGTGAGCCTCCGCGGAGCGTCCCTGCAATTTGGCAAGCGGGCGCTCTGGGAGGATCTCGACCTGGATATCAGGCCCGGCGAATTCTTCGCCGTCCTTGGGCCCAACGGAAGCGGAAAAACCAGCTTCCTCAAAGTCCTCCTCGGCCTCCAGGACCTTCATGCGGGCCGTGCCATGCTGGGAGGCGTCCCGGTTGAGCGGGGGAGTAACCTGATCGGCTACATTCCGCAGCAGAAGTCGTTTGCCCCGGATACCCCCATGCGCGCCCGCGACCTGGTGGGCCTTGGCGTGGACGGCCACCGCTGGGGAATGCGGCTGCGCATGTCCAACGCAAACCGCAGGATCGATGAACTCCTCGAAGTTGTCGGAGCCAGTGACTACGCCAAAGTGCCGGTGGGACTGCTTTCCGGCGGTGAGCAGCAGCGGCTCCGGGTTGCACAGGCCCTGGCCACGGACCCGGAGGTTCTCCTCTGCGATGAACCGCTCTTGTCCCTGGACATGCACCACCAGCAGGCAGTCAGTGCCCTGATCAACAAACAATGCCGCGAGAAGAACAGTGCCGTGGTTTTTGTCACGCACGAAATTAATCCCATCATCGACTACGTGGACCGCGTGCTGTACCTTGCCGGCGGAAGCTTCAGGGTGGGGACACCGGAAGAAGTCATGACAACCGAGGTTCTTTCGGAACTGTACGAGAGCCACGTGGAGGTCATCCACGCCAACGGACGCATCGTCGTCGTCGGTCTCCCGGACGCGACCACGCATCACCACGTCCATGCGACGGCGGGGGAGGCGGCCTGA
- a CDS encoding metal ABC transporter permease: MDADSIIGSIFSFENYGELLLLVQNSIWAGAVLGLLGGLVGTFVMKRDLAFAVHGISELSFAGASFALLIGADIVFGSLIGSVVAALLLGLMGVRARDKNSIIGVIMPFGLGLGILFLSLYQGRAANKFGLLTGQIVSVDTVQLQALAGTAVVVMAALVVIWRPLNFASADPELAEARGVPVRALALIFMVLLGVSVALSIQVVGALLVLALLITPAAAALRVTSSPVAVVILSVTFAMTATVGGILLALGGRIPISPYVTTLSFLIYVVCRVTGSVRAKKGMNGRIVHAH; encoded by the coding sequence ATGGACGCGGACAGCATCATCGGATCGATCTTCAGCTTCGAAAACTACGGCGAACTCCTGCTGCTGGTCCAGAACTCCATCTGGGCAGGGGCTGTACTTGGCCTGCTGGGCGGGCTGGTAGGCACTTTTGTCATGAAGCGGGACCTCGCCTTTGCCGTTCACGGCATTTCGGAACTGTCATTCGCCGGGGCGTCCTTTGCCCTGCTGATCGGGGCTGACATAGTTTTTGGCTCGCTCATCGGTTCCGTGGTGGCCGCGCTCCTGCTCGGGCTGATGGGAGTCAGGGCCCGGGACAAGAACTCGATCATCGGCGTGATCATGCCCTTCGGGTTGGGCCTGGGCATCCTTTTCCTGTCGCTCTACCAGGGCCGGGCCGCCAACAAATTCGGGCTCCTGACAGGACAGATCGTCTCCGTTGACACTGTCCAGCTCCAGGCCCTCGCCGGGACCGCGGTGGTGGTGATGGCGGCGTTGGTAGTCATCTGGAGGCCGCTGAATTTCGCCAGCGCTGATCCGGAACTGGCTGAGGCCCGCGGAGTACCCGTAAGGGCGCTCGCCCTCATTTTCATGGTGCTGCTGGGCGTGAGCGTGGCGCTGTCCATCCAGGTGGTCGGAGCACTCCTTGTTCTGGCACTGCTCATCACACCTGCTGCTGCGGCGCTGCGCGTGACGTCCTCCCCGGTGGCGGTGGTGATACTAAGCGTCACCTTTGCCATGACGGCCACGGTGGGCGGTATCCTCCTGGCCCTTGGCGGCCGCATCCCCATCAGCCCCTACGTCACCACGCTGTCATTCCTGATCTATGTGGTGTGCCGCGTCACGGGAAGCGTCCGGGCCAAGAAGGGGATGAACGGGCGCATCGTGCACGCACACTAA
- a CDS encoding Fur family transcriptional regulator codes for MPFGTKADETTPSTSSPATAAGPATGSPATAPGKEQRVTKQRLAVSAALDELDDFVSTQELYRILQNQGVSVSLATAYRILQSLADDGLVDVLRNSDGEAVYRRCAVTDHHHHLLCRNCGKAVEVEAPAVETWAARTAAEYGYTDVAHTVEIFGLCPDCTARKAAGNL; via the coding sequence ATGCCGTTCGGCACAAAGGCTGACGAAACGACGCCGTCCACTTCCTCGCCAGCCACGGCCGCGGGCCCTGCGACGGGCAGCCCTGCGACCGCCCCCGGAAAGGAACAGCGCGTCACCAAGCAACGGCTGGCCGTCAGTGCTGCGCTGGATGAGCTCGATGACTTCGTGAGCACGCAGGAGCTCTACCGTATCCTGCAGAACCAGGGCGTCTCGGTGTCGCTCGCGACGGCATACCGGATCCTGCAATCCCTGGCGGACGACGGACTGGTGGACGTACTGCGCAACAGCGATGGAGAGGCCGTCTACCGGCGATGCGCCGTAACCGACCACCACCACCATCTCCTGTGCCGCAACTGCGGCAAGGCGGTTGAGGTTGAGGCTCCGGCTGTGGAAACGTGGGCGGCCCGGACAGCGGCAGAATACGGCTACACCGACGTGGCACACACTGTTGAGATCTTCGGGCTGTGCCCGGACTGCACCGCACGTAAGGCCGCGGGCAACCTCTGA
- a CDS encoding MBL fold metallo-hydrolase — protein sequence MKLTKYTHACVRLEKDGRALVLDPGTFSETKEALQGAQAVLITHEHGDHVDVPAMVNALRGMDGLAVFAPEGVAANLRKEAPEAAARIHTVEPGSSFEAAGFSVRSFGGQHALIHPQIPVVANIGYLVDENVYHPGDSFIIPDGISVRNLLVPIHAPWNKASEVVDFVIGVRAPRAFQVHDGLLNEMGLKMVEAHVTRMGAKYGTEFTHLSTGETVEV from the coding sequence ATGAAGCTGACGAAATACACCCACGCCTGCGTCCGGCTCGAGAAGGACGGCAGGGCCCTCGTGCTGGACCCCGGAACATTCTCTGAAACGAAGGAAGCACTGCAGGGCGCCCAGGCTGTCCTCATCACGCACGAGCACGGTGACCACGTGGATGTTCCCGCCATGGTGAATGCACTCAGGGGAATGGACGGCCTGGCGGTGTTTGCACCCGAGGGGGTGGCCGCCAACCTGCGGAAGGAAGCGCCCGAGGCGGCAGCGCGGATCCATACCGTTGAGCCCGGATCGTCCTTTGAGGCGGCCGGCTTCAGCGTCCGCAGCTTCGGCGGACAGCACGCCCTGATCCATCCGCAGATCCCCGTGGTCGCCAATATCGGCTATCTCGTGGATGAGAACGTCTATCACCCGGGGGACTCATTCATCATCCCCGACGGCATCAGCGTCCGGAACCTGCTGGTCCCGATCCACGCGCCGTGGAACAAGGCCAGTGAAGTGGTCGACTTTGTGATCGGCGTCCGTGCTCCGCGGGCGTTCCAGGTCCATGACGGGCTCCTGAACGAGATGGGCCTGAAAATGGTTGAAGCGCATGTAACCCGCATGGGTGCCAAATACGGCACCGAGTTCACCCATCTGTCCACGGGCGAAACAGTGGAGGTCTGA
- a CDS encoding PLP-dependent cysteine synthase family protein — protein MKSPRSADRTWADQAIRKITAENNRSADTHLYAVPLPEHWGVQLYLKDESTHRSGSLKHRLARSLFLFGLVNGWIREDTTIVEASSGSTAVSEAYFARLLGLPFVAVMARTTSPEKVALIEQFGGACLLVDHASEVYAVAEEVAATSKGHYMDQFTYAERATDWRGNNNIAESIFQQLELEEHPVPRWIVVGAGTGGTSATIGRYLRYNCHDTALAVVDPENSAFYPGWRAGVPGFSTGVPSRIEGIGRPKMEPSFIPSVIDRMIQVPDAASVAAMRHLHTVAGLHAGPSTGTNLWGVWQLVAEMIAEGTRGSIVSLMCDGGERYGGNYYNPAWLASQGLAPEQHEAAITRFFDTGIWSG, from the coding sequence GTGAAGAGCCCACGCAGTGCGGACCGGACCTGGGCAGACCAGGCCATCCGCAAAATCACCGCAGAAAACAACCGCTCAGCCGATACCCATCTCTATGCGGTGCCGCTGCCCGAACACTGGGGGGTCCAGCTTTACCTCAAAGACGAATCAACGCACCGCTCCGGCAGCCTCAAGCACCGGCTGGCCCGCTCGCTGTTCCTCTTCGGCCTGGTGAATGGCTGGATCCGGGAGGACACGACGATCGTGGAGGCTTCCAGCGGCAGCACAGCTGTCTCGGAGGCGTATTTCGCCCGGCTCCTGGGCCTTCCCTTCGTGGCCGTCATGGCCCGCACCACGAGCCCGGAGAAAGTCGCGCTGATCGAACAGTTTGGCGGTGCCTGCCTGCTGGTGGACCACGCATCAGAGGTCTACGCAGTGGCCGAGGAAGTGGCGGCGACAAGCAAGGGCCACTACATGGACCAGTTCACATACGCGGAGCGCGCCACGGACTGGCGGGGGAACAACAACATCGCTGAGTCCATCTTCCAGCAGCTGGAGCTTGAAGAGCACCCCGTCCCGCGCTGGATCGTGGTGGGCGCCGGAACCGGCGGAACCAGCGCGACCATCGGCCGCTACCTCCGCTACAACTGCCATGACACAGCCCTGGCCGTGGTGGATCCGGAAAATTCGGCGTTCTATCCGGGCTGGCGTGCCGGCGTGCCGGGCTTCAGCACCGGGGTACCCTCACGCATTGAAGGCATCGGACGGCCGAAAATGGAGCCCAGTTTCATCCCCTCGGTCATCGACCGCATGATCCAGGTCCCCGATGCAGCTTCCGTTGCAGCAATGCGGCATCTGCACACGGTAGCGGGCCTTCACGCCGGGCCGTCCACGGGAACAAACCTGTGGGGAGTGTGGCAGCTCGTCGCCGAAATGATCGCTGAAGGCACGCGCGGCAGCATAGTGTCGCTGATGTGCGACGGCGGCGAGCGTTACGGCGGGAACTACTACAACCCTGCCTGGCTGGCCAGCCAGGGACTGGCCCCGGAGCAGCACGAGGCGGCCATTACGCGGTTCTTCGACACGGGCATCTGGAGCGGGTAG
- a CDS encoding sulfurtransferase translates to MGPLMDVDSLQARRTVGLRTVLLDVRWVLGDPHGREHYLEGHLPGAVFVDLATELAAPPVPARGRHPLPPASEFQDAARRWGINDGDVVVAYDNSGNMAAARLWWMLRNAGFREVYLLDGGLAAWSAAGLPVEDGPVDVAPGNVSLDDGRMPVIGVDAAAGWAGTGILLDARAPERYRGEFEPVDPRAGHIPGATSAPTSENLDGTGHFLPAADLRQRFEGLGISGDIPVAVYCGSGVTAAHEVAALHIAGFRAALYPGSFSEWSNNPALAVVTGSEPGGGDGR, encoded by the coding sequence ATGGGTCCCCTGATGGACGTCGACTCACTGCAAGCCCGCCGTACGGTCGGCCTCCGCACCGTGCTGCTGGATGTGCGCTGGGTCCTGGGCGATCCCCATGGGCGGGAACACTACCTGGAGGGGCACCTCCCCGGTGCGGTTTTCGTGGACCTTGCCACCGAGCTCGCCGCGCCGCCTGTGCCCGCACGGGGAAGGCATCCCCTCCCGCCGGCGTCGGAATTCCAGGACGCCGCCAGGCGGTGGGGGATCAACGACGGCGATGTTGTGGTCGCTTACGACAACAGTGGCAACATGGCGGCCGCGCGGCTCTGGTGGATGCTGCGCAACGCAGGCTTCCGGGAGGTTTACCTGCTCGACGGCGGCCTGGCCGCCTGGAGCGCTGCCGGACTGCCCGTGGAGGACGGACCCGTAGACGTCGCCCCGGGCAATGTCTCCCTTGACGACGGCAGGATGCCGGTCATCGGCGTTGATGCGGCTGCGGGCTGGGCAGGAACAGGCATCCTCCTCGATGCCCGCGCCCCCGAAAGATACCGGGGCGAATTTGAACCCGTCGATCCCCGCGCCGGCCACATCCCGGGCGCCACCAGCGCACCAACGTCGGAGAACCTGGACGGGACCGGGCACTTCCTGCCGGCAGCCGACCTGCGCCAGCGGTTCGAGGGGCTTGGAATCAGCGGCGACATTCCGGTCGCGGTCTACTGCGGCTCGGGGGTGACCGCCGCCCACGAGGTAGCCGCGCTCCACATCGCCGGGTTCCGGGCAGCCCTGTATCCAGGGTCCTTTTCTGAATGGTCCAACAACCCGGCTTTGGCCGTGGTGACTGGCAGCGAGCCTGGCGGCGGGGACGGCCGATAG
- a CDS encoding NAD(P)-dependent alcohol dehydrogenase, with protein MTPGRPVPPPLAHAVTPADDHDLEIARDPASRSARTGLLAAAYGAVSSDSGLVPLTLARRAPKEDDVEIAIEFCGLCHSDVHATRGEWGAQSYPLVPGHEIVGRVSRVGSAVDDFAPGDLVGVGCMVDSCRECESCLEGLEQYCENGMTGTYGAKDARNAGSVTQGGYSSSVVVDRRYVVRVPESLDPAAVAPLLCAGVTTFSPLRRFDVEDGDVVGVVGLGGLGHMAVKLAKAMGARVVVFTTSESKVPAALELGADEVVLSRDEDAMAAADRSIDVIIDTVAAPHNLNPFFRTLRRDGALFQLGLPSEAMPPVNPGALIRRRISYAGSLIGGIAETQEMLDFCAEHGVAADIEVVRADQLNEAYDRMVAGDVKYRFVLDTSTLQAPAEEADA; from the coding sequence ATGACCCCTGGACGCCCCGTACCGCCACCCCTTGCCCACGCCGTGACGCCGGCCGACGACCATGACCTGGAGATTGCCCGCGATCCCGCCTCCCGGTCCGCCCGCACAGGTCTCCTGGCAGCAGCCTATGGCGCCGTTTCCAGTGACAGCGGGCTGGTGCCGCTGACCCTGGCCCGCCGCGCGCCAAAGGAGGACGACGTCGAGATCGCGATCGAATTCTGCGGTCTTTGCCACTCGGACGTCCACGCCACCCGTGGCGAGTGGGGTGCACAAAGCTATCCTTTGGTGCCCGGCCACGAAATCGTGGGGAGGGTCAGCCGGGTGGGTTCCGCCGTGGATGACTTCGCTCCGGGGGATCTCGTTGGCGTCGGATGCATGGTGGATTCCTGCCGGGAATGCGAGAGCTGCCTTGAGGGACTGGAACAGTACTGCGAAAACGGCATGACCGGGACCTACGGGGCCAAGGACGCGCGCAACGCCGGCTCCGTCACCCAGGGCGGCTATTCGTCGTCGGTGGTGGTGGACCGCCGCTACGTGGTCCGGGTCCCCGAAAGCCTGGACCCTGCTGCTGTGGCCCCGCTGCTCTGCGCGGGCGTCACCACCTTTTCCCCGCTCCGCCGCTTCGACGTGGAGGACGGCGACGTAGTGGGGGTTGTCGGGCTCGGCGGGCTCGGTCACATGGCCGTCAAGCTGGCCAAGGCCATGGGCGCACGGGTTGTGGTTTTCACCACCTCGGAATCCAAGGTTCCCGCGGCACTCGAACTCGGAGCAGATGAGGTCGTCCTCTCCCGGGACGAGGACGCCATGGCCGCAGCCGACCGGAGCATCGACGTGATCATTGATACCGTGGCCGCTCCGCACAACCTCAACCCGTTCTTCCGCACCCTCCGCCGGGACGGGGCCCTTTTCCAGCTGGGGCTGCCTTCCGAGGCTATGCCGCCGGTCAATCCGGGGGCTCTGATCCGCAGACGGATCTCCTACGCCGGCTCGCTCATCGGAGGCATCGCCGAGACGCAGGAGATGCTGGATTTCTGCGCCGAACACGGCGTGGCCGCCGATATCGAGGTGGTGCGGGCCGACCAGCTGAATGAGGCCTACGACCGTATGGTGGCAGGCGACGTGAAATACCGGTTTGTGCTGGACACCAGCACCCTGCAGGCCCCGGCCGAGGAGGCAGACGCATGA
- a CDS encoding HIT family protein, whose product MSTLFTRILNGEIPGRFVWREPDVAAFLTTGPLADGHTLVVPTEEVDRWTDASPETLAKVMEVARRIGAVQVDIFAAARAGLIVAGYEIDHFHVHVWPSRSMADFDFASADQNPDPAVLDSNAEKLRGGLRAAGYGEFVPGS is encoded by the coding sequence ATGAGCACTTTATTCACCAGGATCCTGAACGGCGAAATCCCCGGACGCTTCGTCTGGCGGGAACCGGACGTTGCCGCTTTCCTGACCACGGGCCCGCTCGCAGACGGGCACACCCTGGTAGTCCCTACGGAAGAGGTGGACCGCTGGACCGATGCGTCACCCGAGACGCTGGCGAAAGTAATGGAAGTGGCACGGCGGATCGGTGCCGTGCAGGTGGACATCTTCGCCGCAGCGCGTGCCGGACTGATCGTTGCAGGCTACGAAATCGACCACTTCCATGTGCACGTCTGGCCATCACGCAGCATGGCGGACTTCGACTTCGCCTCAGCTGACCAGAATCCGGACCCCGCCGTCCTGGATTCGAACGCCGAGAAGCTGCGCGGCGGACTGCGTGCCGCGGGATACGGCGAGTTCGTTCCGGGAAGCTGA